From Streptomyces asiaticus, one genomic window encodes:
- a CDS encoding aldo/keto reductase: MSKVPFITLNNGVRMPQLGFGVWQIPDDEAQVAVRNALDAGYRSIDTAAIYGNEEGTGKGLAASGIARDELFVTTKLQNADQGYDSTLRAFDASLTRLGLEYVDLYLIHWPLPGVDKYVDTWKAFEKIYSEGRAKAIGLSNFHPAHTQRLLSETSIVPVIDQIELHPQLPQAELRAFNARHDIATEAWSPLGQGKGLLEDPKLAAIAEKHGKSPAQVVLRWHLDLGNVVIPKSVTPSRIKENIDVFDFQLDSEDLAAIDSLETGVRLGFDPETFNG, encoded by the coding sequence GTGAGCAAGGTCCCCTTCATCACGCTCAACAACGGCGTACGGATGCCGCAGCTCGGCTTCGGTGTCTGGCAGATCCCGGACGACGAGGCGCAGGTCGCGGTGCGCAACGCACTGGACGCCGGGTACCGCAGCATCGACACCGCCGCGATATACGGGAACGAGGAGGGCACGGGGAAGGGGCTCGCCGCGTCGGGCATCGCGCGCGACGAGTTGTTCGTCACCACCAAGCTCCAGAACGCCGACCAGGGGTACGACTCGACCCTGCGCGCCTTCGACGCCTCGCTGACCAGGCTGGGTCTGGAGTATGTGGATCTCTACCTGATCCACTGGCCGCTGCCCGGGGTCGACAAGTACGTGGACACCTGGAAGGCGTTCGAGAAGATCTACTCCGAGGGCCGCGCCAAGGCCATCGGCCTGTCCAACTTCCACCCCGCCCACACCCAGCGGCTGCTCTCCGAGACCTCGATCGTCCCGGTGATCGACCAGATCGAGCTGCACCCGCAGCTGCCGCAGGCGGAGCTGCGCGCCTTCAACGCCCGCCATGACATCGCCACCGAGGCGTGGTCCCCGCTCGGCCAGGGCAAGGGCCTGCTGGAGGACCCGAAGCTGGCGGCGATCGCCGAGAAGCACGGGAAGTCCCCGGCCCAGGTGGTGCTGCGGTGGCACCTGGACCTCGGCAATGTGGTGATTCCCAAGTCCGTGACCCCGTCGCGGATCAAGGAGAACATCGACGTCTTCGACTTCCAGCTGGACTCCGAGGACCTGGCGGCGATCGACTCCCTCGAGACCGGCGTCCGTCTGGGCTTCGACCCCGAGACCTTCAACGGCTGA